In Archocentrus centrarchus isolate MPI-CPG fArcCen1 chromosome 22, fArcCen1, whole genome shotgun sequence, one DNA window encodes the following:
- the paplna gene encoding papilin isoform X2 gives MRILLPLVILQLLLTPAFMGPSVDYWDSWGPYGECSRSCGGGVTMRTRRCVTHRADGGHNCVGPDKSYRSCNIQDCPEGSRDFREEQCSQFDGSDFNGKRYKWLPYYGAENPCELNCMPRGENFFYRHRRAVVDGTPCHPGRRDICVDGVCRRLGCDNMLESPQQEDPCLQCGGNGQSCYRVKNSFAVHDLPTGYNQMFIIPVGATTISIRETRATRNYLAIKNLRGEYYLNGHWVIEFSRATPIGGTMLYYQRGAEGDNIPETIIGRGPTTEPLVLELISQEPNQGVEYEYYLPNGRSREGYYWSYGSWSACSKECGSGYQSRLVFCTIDNEAYPDYLCASLPRPQSNRTCNPHACPQIRSWRTGEWNACSVTCGGGSQVRSVQCVSHDASGPRVVEDAICAAYADAPPSLQTCNMHKCTEYHVTGWSACSVTCGSGEQTREVTCVGSGGVRLDETSCSALLRPAVVQPCEMAPCPKQISWHVGEWGLCSKSCGSGSRERQVICSDQERNLYPVDQCNAQPKPLTVERCNTQPCYRPQVVPSIQDPRGHDNTQSGFQPYVPDHATARRPETRDPTQTNAVHDPHNSAPALHCSQSYYGCCSDGRTSASGPQGLGCSSAPAPTPVPTSCIQTSYGCCQDGVTAAQGPNKEGCVEYVNPAPTPAPSLPTENAVECRTTTYGCCYDRTTPARGPNGEGCPNPPNHIERSICSLPRAAGSCSSWVARYHFDIITSKCVHFWYGGCHGNSNNFMTQAECQSACQVTAPSHQAPQPAAPAGESTRQATPGSTAAGGNSRGRESTTDGRSRNMGRIFVVQRGSTSSTGRQGTSAATHAHRGRVYLRVRWPSTATAAQHTGPAASLTLGGVTIDKADPSTVEALVGQTVVLPCRVSPPPSSTIIVEWRRDGTPLSTHRHHQQPNGSLLVGPVTKLDSGWFLCVATRERERDHRYIYLSVSEGPSPTSLPRDGPFPRFSIERISSPLVEMRAGQTAELSCTVVPSSARHSVSIQWTKDGQMLSDSRFTQRSDGTLIIGPLTSDDSGVYTCTVSNQQQLEQKQMQLRVQADLKITTAPNNIQVTEGSTALLPCVVSGENVNIGWSRNGVPVRPDGHNILTSSDGSLILNNVKPSDEGTYTCNAYTGIYSVSATAEVRVIKETQQGVDVPPECVDQPELANCELIVYARLCSNLYYSSFCCASCTRHSQRNDRFGRLG, from the exons ATGAGGATTCTCCTTCCTCTGGTAATCCTACAGCTGCTCCTGACTCCAGCATTCATG GGGCCCAGTGTGGATTACTGGGACTCGTGGGGTCCTTACGGCGAATGCAGTCGCAGCTGTGGTGGCGGTGTAACCATGAGAACCAGGCGATGTGTCACTCACAG GGCGGATGGAGGACACAACTGTGTGGGACCAGACAAGTCATATCGGTCCTGCAACATCCAG GACTGTCCAGAGGGTTCCAGGGATTTCCGTGAAGAGCAGTGCTCCCAGTTTGATGGGTCAGATTTCAACGGGAAACGCTACAAGTGGCTTCCTTATTATGGAG CTGAGAACCCCTGTGAGCTGAACTGCATGCCAAGAGGGGAAAACTTTTTCTACCGCCACCGCAGAGCTGTGGTTGATGGTACACCCTGTCACCCGGGGCGGAGGGATATCTGTGTGGATGGAGTCTGCAGG CGTCTGGGCTGCGACAACATGCTGGAGTCCCCTCAGCAGGAGGACCCCTGCCTGCAGTGTGGGGGTAACGGCCAGTCCTGCTACCGCGTCAAGAACAGCTTCGCTGTACATGACCTGCCAACCG GCTACAATCAGATGTTCATCATCCCTGTTGGAGCCACCACCATCAGCATCAGAGAGACACGGGCCACACGTAACTACCTTG CTATCAAGAACCTCCGTGGAGAGTACTACCTCAATGGTCACTGGGTAATTGAGTTTTCCAGAGCCACACCTATTGGTGGCACTATGCTGTACTACCAGAGAGGTGCTGAGGGTGACAACATCCCTGAAACCATCATCGGCCGTGGTCCCACAACTGAACCACTTGTTCTTGAG CTGATCAGCCAGGAGCCCAACCAGGGAGTGGAATATGAATATTACCTTCCAAATGGACGCTCCAGAGAGGGCTACTATTGGAGCTATGGATCCTGGTCTGCTTGCAGCAAAGAGTGTGGATCAG GCTACCAGTCTCGTCTGGTCTTCTGCACAATCGATAACGAGGCCTACCCTGACTATCTCTGTGCTTCTCTGCCGAGGCCACAGAGCAACCGTACATGCAATCCCCATGCATGCCCACAAATCCGCAG CTGGAGAACCGGGGAGTGGAATGCCTGCTCAGTTACCTGTGGTGGAGGCTCTCAGGTACgcagtgtgcagtgtgtttccCATGATGCCTCAGGACCCCGCGTGGTGGAGGATGCCATTTGTGCCGCCTATGCTGATGCTCCTCCCTCTCTGCAGACCTGCAACATGCACAAATGTACAGAATACCACGTGACTGGATGGAGTGCG TGCTCTGTGACCTGTGGTTCAGGTGAACAGACCAGAGAAGTGACCTGTGTGGGTTCAGGTGGTGTGAGGCTGGATGAAACATCCTGCAGTGCTTTGCTACGCCCGGCTGTCGTCCAGCCATGTGAGATGGCCCCCTGCCCGAAACAGATCAGCTGGCATGTTGGAGAGTGGGGACTG TGCTCTAAGAGCTGTGGCTCCGGCTCACGAGAGCGCCAAGTGATCTGCTCCGATCAGGAGAGGAACTTATACCCTGTGGACCAATGTAACGCCCAGCCCAAACCACTCACCGTGGAGCGCTGCAACACCCAGCCATGCTACAGGCCACAGG TCGTCCCCAGCATTCAGGACCCACGGGGACACGACAACACTCAGTCTGGCTTCCAGCCGTATGTGCCAGATCACGCAACAG CCCGCAGGCCAGAGACAAGAGATCCGACCCAGACGAACGCGGTTCACGACCCCCATAACTCCGCCCCGGCTCTCCACTGCAGTCAGTCCTATTATGGCTGCTGCTCAGACGGGCGCACTTCAGCCAGCGGTCCCCAGGGTCTGGGCTGCTCGTCGGCTCCAGCTCCCACCCCTGTCCCGACATCCTGCATTCAAACCAG TTATGGCTGCTGTCAAGATGGTGTGACGGCTGCTCAGGGTCCCAATAAGGAGGGCTGTGTGGAATATGTGAACCCTGCACCAACT CCTGCTCCTTCTCTCCCAACTGAGAATGCAGTAGAGTGCCGTACCACCACCTATGGCTGCTGCTATGACCGTACCACACCTGCAAGAGGACCCAATGGGGAGGGCTGCCCCAATCCTCCAAATCACA TTGAGCGATCGATCTGCTCCCTTCCCCGTGCTGCCGGATCCTGCAGCAGTTGGGTGGCAAGGTACCACTTTGACATCATCACCTCCAAATGTGTGCACTTCTGGTATGGAGGATGCCATGGCAACAGCAACAACTTCATGACCCAAGCAGAGTGCCAGAGTGCATGTCAGGTGACTGCACCTAGCCATCAGGCCCCACAGCCGGCCGCTCCCGCTGGAGAGTCTACGAGACAGGCGACCCCTGGAAGCACAGCAGCTGGAGGAAATTCAAGAGGAAGAGAATCTACAACAGATGGGCGGTCACGCAACATGGGGAGAATTTTCGTAGTCCAGCGTGGCTCGACCAGCAGCACTGGAAGACAGGGTACAAGTGCAGCTACACATGCCCACAGAGGTAGAGTCTATTTGCGGGTACGCTGGCCTTCAACTGCCACAGCTGCACAGCACACCGGCCCAGCTGCGAG TTTGACCCTGGGAGGAGTAACTATCGATAAGGCTGACCCATCCACAGTTGAGGCTTTAGTTGGCCAGACAGTTGTGCTGCCCTGCCGAGTCAGCCCTCCACCTTCATCCACCATCATCGTggagtggaggagagatggtACACCTCTGTCGACTCACAG GCATCACCAACAGCCCAATGGTTCTCTATTAGTAGGTCCTGTCACTAAGTTAGACTCTGGTTGGTTCTTGTGTGTGGCCACTCGTGAACGGGAGAGAGACCACCGCTACATTTACCTGTCTGTCTCAG AGGGACCATCTCCTACCTCACTTCCCAGAGACGGTCCATTTCCGAG GTTCAGTATAGAGCGTATAAGCTCACCTCTGGTGGAAATGCGAGCAGGACAAACTGCAGAACTGTCCTGCACTGTTGTCCCTTCCTCAGCTCGGCACTCTGTCAGCATACAGTGGACTAAAGATGGACAGATGCTCAGTGACTCCAG GTTTACGCAGCGCTCAGACGGCACCCTGATCATCGGCCCTCTGACGTCTGACGACTCTGGTGTCTACACGTGCACAGTCTCCAACCAGCAGCAGCTAGAACAGAAACAGATGCAGCTCAGAGTCCAGG CTGACCTGAAGATCACCACAGCTCCCAATAACATCCAGGTGACTGAGGGCAGCACGGCCCTGCTCCCCTGTGTGGTGTCAGGAGAAAATGTCAATATAGGCTggtcaag AAATGGTGTACCGGTGCGTCCAGATGGGCACAACATCCTCACATCATCTGATGGCAGCCTGATCCTTAATAATGTAAAGCCTTCTGATGAGGGCACCTACACCTGCAATGCTTATACCGGCATCTACTCTGTGAGTGCCACAGCTGAAGTAAGGGTCATTAAGGAAACACAACAAG GCGTAGATGTTCCGCCAGAATGTGTGGACCAGCCCGAGCTTGCCAACTGCGAGCTGATCGTCTACGCCCGACTTTGCTCCAACTTGTACTACTCCAGTTTCTGCTGCGCCAGCTGCACCAGGCATTCACAGAGGAACGACAGGTTTGGTCGATTAGGCTAA
- the paplna gene encoding papilin isoform X1, whose amino-acid sequence MRILLPLVILQLLLTPAFMGPSVDYWDSWGPYGECSRSCGGGVTMRTRRCVTHRADGGHNCVGPDKSYRSCNIQDCPEGSRDFREEQCSQFDGSDFNGKRYKWLPYYGAENPCELNCMPRGENFFYRHRRAVVDGTPCHPGRRDICVDGVCRRLGCDNMLESPQQEDPCLQCGGNGQSCYRVKNSFAVHDLPTGYNQMFIIPVGATTISIRETRATRNYLAIKNLRGEYYLNGHWVIEFSRATPIGGTMLYYQRGAEGDNIPETIIGRGPTTEPLVLELISQEPNQGVEYEYYLPNGRSREGYYWSYGSWSACSKECGSGYQSRLVFCTIDNEAYPDYLCASLPRPQSNRTCNPHACPQIRRMAYLYPPQLLRSSERPRAYVFSWRTGEWNACSVTCGGGSQVRSVQCVSHDASGPRVVEDAICAAYADAPPSLQTCNMHKCTEYHVTGWSACSVTCGSGEQTREVTCVGSGGVRLDETSCSALLRPAVVQPCEMAPCPKQISWHVGEWGLCSKSCGSGSRERQVICSDQERNLYPVDQCNAQPKPLTVERCNTQPCYRPQVVPSIQDPRGHDNTQSGFQPYVPDHATARRPETRDPTQTNAVHDPHNSAPALHCSQSYYGCCSDGRTSASGPQGLGCSSAPAPTPVPTSCIQTSYGCCQDGVTAAQGPNKEGCVEYVNPAPTPAPSLPTENAVECRTTTYGCCYDRTTPARGPNGEGCPNPPNHIERSICSLPRAAGSCSSWVARYHFDIITSKCVHFWYGGCHGNSNNFMTQAECQSACQVTAPSHQAPQPAAPAGESTRQATPGSTAAGGNSRGRESTTDGRSRNMGRIFVVQRGSTSSTGRQGTSAATHAHRGRVYLRVRWPSTATAAQHTGPAASLTLGGVTIDKADPSTVEALVGQTVVLPCRVSPPPSSTIIVEWRRDGTPLSTHRHHQQPNGSLLVGPVTKLDSGWFLCVATRERERDHRYIYLSVSEGPSPTSLPRDGPFPRFSIERISSPLVEMRAGQTAELSCTVVPSSARHSVSIQWTKDGQMLSDSRFTQRSDGTLIIGPLTSDDSGVYTCTVSNQQQLEQKQMQLRVQADLKITTAPNNIQVTEGSTALLPCVVSGENVNIGWSRNGVPVRPDGHNILTSSDGSLILNNVKPSDEGTYTCNAYTGIYSVSATAEVRVIKETQQGVDVPPECVDQPELANCELIVYARLCSNLYYSSFCCASCTRHSQRNDRFGRLG is encoded by the exons ATGAGGATTCTCCTTCCTCTGGTAATCCTACAGCTGCTCCTGACTCCAGCATTCATG GGGCCCAGTGTGGATTACTGGGACTCGTGGGGTCCTTACGGCGAATGCAGTCGCAGCTGTGGTGGCGGTGTAACCATGAGAACCAGGCGATGTGTCACTCACAG GGCGGATGGAGGACACAACTGTGTGGGACCAGACAAGTCATATCGGTCCTGCAACATCCAG GACTGTCCAGAGGGTTCCAGGGATTTCCGTGAAGAGCAGTGCTCCCAGTTTGATGGGTCAGATTTCAACGGGAAACGCTACAAGTGGCTTCCTTATTATGGAG CTGAGAACCCCTGTGAGCTGAACTGCATGCCAAGAGGGGAAAACTTTTTCTACCGCCACCGCAGAGCTGTGGTTGATGGTACACCCTGTCACCCGGGGCGGAGGGATATCTGTGTGGATGGAGTCTGCAGG CGTCTGGGCTGCGACAACATGCTGGAGTCCCCTCAGCAGGAGGACCCCTGCCTGCAGTGTGGGGGTAACGGCCAGTCCTGCTACCGCGTCAAGAACAGCTTCGCTGTACATGACCTGCCAACCG GCTACAATCAGATGTTCATCATCCCTGTTGGAGCCACCACCATCAGCATCAGAGAGACACGGGCCACACGTAACTACCTTG CTATCAAGAACCTCCGTGGAGAGTACTACCTCAATGGTCACTGGGTAATTGAGTTTTCCAGAGCCACACCTATTGGTGGCACTATGCTGTACTACCAGAGAGGTGCTGAGGGTGACAACATCCCTGAAACCATCATCGGCCGTGGTCCCACAACTGAACCACTTGTTCTTGAG CTGATCAGCCAGGAGCCCAACCAGGGAGTGGAATATGAATATTACCTTCCAAATGGACGCTCCAGAGAGGGCTACTATTGGAGCTATGGATCCTGGTCTGCTTGCAGCAAAGAGTGTGGATCAG GCTACCAGTCTCGTCTGGTCTTCTGCACAATCGATAACGAGGCCTACCCTGACTATCTCTGTGCTTCTCTGCCGAGGCCACAGAGCAACCGTACATGCAATCCCCATGCATGCCCACAAATCCGCAG GATGGCGTACCTGTATCCACCACAGTTGTTGAGATCCTCAGAGAGGCCCAGAGCCTATGTGTTCAG CTGGAGAACCGGGGAGTGGAATGCCTGCTCAGTTACCTGTGGTGGAGGCTCTCAGGTACgcagtgtgcagtgtgtttccCATGATGCCTCAGGACCCCGCGTGGTGGAGGATGCCATTTGTGCCGCCTATGCTGATGCTCCTCCCTCTCTGCAGACCTGCAACATGCACAAATGTACAGAATACCACGTGACTGGATGGAGTGCG TGCTCTGTGACCTGTGGTTCAGGTGAACAGACCAGAGAAGTGACCTGTGTGGGTTCAGGTGGTGTGAGGCTGGATGAAACATCCTGCAGTGCTTTGCTACGCCCGGCTGTCGTCCAGCCATGTGAGATGGCCCCCTGCCCGAAACAGATCAGCTGGCATGTTGGAGAGTGGGGACTG TGCTCTAAGAGCTGTGGCTCCGGCTCACGAGAGCGCCAAGTGATCTGCTCCGATCAGGAGAGGAACTTATACCCTGTGGACCAATGTAACGCCCAGCCCAAACCACTCACCGTGGAGCGCTGCAACACCCAGCCATGCTACAGGCCACAGG TCGTCCCCAGCATTCAGGACCCACGGGGACACGACAACACTCAGTCTGGCTTCCAGCCGTATGTGCCAGATCACGCAACAG CCCGCAGGCCAGAGACAAGAGATCCGACCCAGACGAACGCGGTTCACGACCCCCATAACTCCGCCCCGGCTCTCCACTGCAGTCAGTCCTATTATGGCTGCTGCTCAGACGGGCGCACTTCAGCCAGCGGTCCCCAGGGTCTGGGCTGCTCGTCGGCTCCAGCTCCCACCCCTGTCCCGACATCCTGCATTCAAACCAG TTATGGCTGCTGTCAAGATGGTGTGACGGCTGCTCAGGGTCCCAATAAGGAGGGCTGTGTGGAATATGTGAACCCTGCACCAACT CCTGCTCCTTCTCTCCCAACTGAGAATGCAGTAGAGTGCCGTACCACCACCTATGGCTGCTGCTATGACCGTACCACACCTGCAAGAGGACCCAATGGGGAGGGCTGCCCCAATCCTCCAAATCACA TTGAGCGATCGATCTGCTCCCTTCCCCGTGCTGCCGGATCCTGCAGCAGTTGGGTGGCAAGGTACCACTTTGACATCATCACCTCCAAATGTGTGCACTTCTGGTATGGAGGATGCCATGGCAACAGCAACAACTTCATGACCCAAGCAGAGTGCCAGAGTGCATGTCAGGTGACTGCACCTAGCCATCAGGCCCCACAGCCGGCCGCTCCCGCTGGAGAGTCTACGAGACAGGCGACCCCTGGAAGCACAGCAGCTGGAGGAAATTCAAGAGGAAGAGAATCTACAACAGATGGGCGGTCACGCAACATGGGGAGAATTTTCGTAGTCCAGCGTGGCTCGACCAGCAGCACTGGAAGACAGGGTACAAGTGCAGCTACACATGCCCACAGAGGTAGAGTCTATTTGCGGGTACGCTGGCCTTCAACTGCCACAGCTGCACAGCACACCGGCCCAGCTGCGAG TTTGACCCTGGGAGGAGTAACTATCGATAAGGCTGACCCATCCACAGTTGAGGCTTTAGTTGGCCAGACAGTTGTGCTGCCCTGCCGAGTCAGCCCTCCACCTTCATCCACCATCATCGTggagtggaggagagatggtACACCTCTGTCGACTCACAG GCATCACCAACAGCCCAATGGTTCTCTATTAGTAGGTCCTGTCACTAAGTTAGACTCTGGTTGGTTCTTGTGTGTGGCCACTCGTGAACGGGAGAGAGACCACCGCTACATTTACCTGTCTGTCTCAG AGGGACCATCTCCTACCTCACTTCCCAGAGACGGTCCATTTCCGAG GTTCAGTATAGAGCGTATAAGCTCACCTCTGGTGGAAATGCGAGCAGGACAAACTGCAGAACTGTCCTGCACTGTTGTCCCTTCCTCAGCTCGGCACTCTGTCAGCATACAGTGGACTAAAGATGGACAGATGCTCAGTGACTCCAG GTTTACGCAGCGCTCAGACGGCACCCTGATCATCGGCCCTCTGACGTCTGACGACTCTGGTGTCTACACGTGCACAGTCTCCAACCAGCAGCAGCTAGAACAGAAACAGATGCAGCTCAGAGTCCAGG CTGACCTGAAGATCACCACAGCTCCCAATAACATCCAGGTGACTGAGGGCAGCACGGCCCTGCTCCCCTGTGTGGTGTCAGGAGAAAATGTCAATATAGGCTggtcaag AAATGGTGTACCGGTGCGTCCAGATGGGCACAACATCCTCACATCATCTGATGGCAGCCTGATCCTTAATAATGTAAAGCCTTCTGATGAGGGCACCTACACCTGCAATGCTTATACCGGCATCTACTCTGTGAGTGCCACAGCTGAAGTAAGGGTCATTAAGGAAACACAACAAG GCGTAGATGTTCCGCCAGAATGTGTGGACCAGCCCGAGCTTGCCAACTGCGAGCTGATCGTCTACGCCCGACTTTGCTCCAACTTGTACTACTCCAGTTTCTGCTGCGCCAGCTGCACCAGGCATTCACAGAGGAACGACAGGTTTGGTCGATTAGGCTAA